From the Verrucomicrobiia bacterium genome, the window CAGCGAGGCGAGCCCAAGCGAGCATCATCCTATCAGGCGCGCGAGTTCACCCCGCACAAAATTTCCCCCCAGCAATTTGCCGGGATTTCAATTCGAATCCGGTAAAAACATCACCACTCACCAATCTGCGATCTTTCACCACCCACCGCACTCCGCCCCTCTCGTCCCGCGCCCGCGTGCGGAGAGCCGGAAAGAGGGGCATCTTATTGGCCCAGGATGCTGCTCGCCGCTGACGTGATCACACTGCCCTTTGACCTTGCGAAGCGGTGCGCAAAAATTTAAGTTGAGTTCACCGATGTGGGCCTTGCTCAAAGAATTTTTTAAGTTTTCCCGGCAGGAAAAAAAATGGTGGTTGATTCCGCTCGTCCTGCTGCTGCTCGCGCTCGGCGCCATCATCATCTTCACGGCCAATTCCGGCATCGCCTGGATGATGTACCCGTTTATGTGACATGGCTGCGCTGCGTCATGTCCTCGGCCTTTCAGCCTACTACCACGATTCCGCCGCCGCCATTCTTCGCGATGGCGAAATCATCGCCGCCGCGCAGGAAGAACGCTTTACCCGCAAAAAAAACGATTCCGATTTCCCGCGCCATGCCGCTGAATTCTGCCTGCGCCAAGCCGGAATCCGCCGGGAGGATTTGGATGCCGTCGTCTTCTACGACAAACCGATTCTAAAATTCGCGCGCCTCCTCGAAACATATCTCGCGGTCGCGCCCGGCGGCTGGCGCACATTTCCCACCGTCCTTTCAAATTGGCTCGGCGAAAAACTGGATTTGCGCAAAGCCATCCGCGAAGAATTACCCGGTCTCCGTGCGAACTGTGAAATTCTTTTCACCGAGCATCATCAGGCGCACGCCGCCAGCGCATTTTATCCATCGCCCTTTTCCGAGGCGGCGATCCTCACGGTGGACGGCGTCGGCGAATGGGCCACGACCACCATTGGCCGCGGTCGCGGAAGCGAACTGACTTTGCTGAAGGAATTGCGTTTTCCGCATTCGCTGGGGCTGCTCTATTCGGCGTTCACGGACTATTGCGGATTTCGCATCAACTCCGGCGAATACAAATTAATGGGCCTCGCGCCCTATGGTGAACCAAAATACGCGGACATTATTTATCGCGAGTTACTCGACTTGAAAACCGACGGCTCATTTTGGCTAAACCTCGATTACTTCAATTTTTTGCACGGAACCACCATGACGAACGAGCGGTTCTATCGTTTGTTTGGCGGGCCGCCGCGCAAACCTGAAGCACCGCTTGAAAAACGCCACATGGACCTCGCGCGTTCGGTTCAGGTCGTTACCGAAGAAATCATGCTGCGCCTGGCGCGGCACGCGAAGGAATTGACCGGCGAAAAAAACCTGTGCCTGGCGGGTGGTGTCGCGCTGAACTGCGTTGCGAATGGACATATCTTGCGCGAGAAAATTTTTGAGCGCATTTGGATTCAGCCCGCAGCGGGAGATTCCGGCGGCGCGCTCGGCGCCGCGCTCGCGGCGTGGCATTCGTCCAACGGTGCGGCTTCGACAACATCCACTGAATCAAAAAAAGATTCCATGCGCGCCGCTTTGCTCGGCCCCGAATTTTCTGATGCCGAGATTGAAACCGTTTTGAAATCGCACGGCGCGGCATATTCGCGTTTAGAAAAGGAAGCTTTGCTCGATTTCACCGTGGATTTATTGAAATCCGAAAAAGTCATCGGCTGGTTTCAAGGACGAATGGAGTTCGGGCCGCGCGCATTAGGAAACCGCTCGATCCTCGGCGACGCGCGTTCACCACGAATGCAATCAGTGATGAACCTCAAAGTCAAATTTCGCGAATCGTTCCGGCCTTTCGCCCCCATTGTGCGACGCGAGCGCGTGGCGGATTATTTTGAACTGGATGTGGAGTCGCCCTACATGCTGCTCGTCGCACCCGTGAAAACAGAATTGCGCCG encodes:
- a CDS encoding DUF5989 family protein yields the protein MSSPMWALLKEFFKFSRQEKKWWLIPLVLLLLALGAIIIFTANSGIAWMMYPFM
- a CDS encoding carbamoyltransferase, whose translation is MRHVLGLSAYYHDSAAAILRDGEIIAAAQEERFTRKKNDSDFPRHAAEFCLRQAGIRREDLDAVVFYDKPILKFARLLETYLAVAPGGWRTFPTVLSNWLGEKLDLRKAIREELPGLRANCEILFTEHHQAHAASAFYPSPFSEAAILTVDGVGEWATTTIGRGRGSELTLLKELRFPHSLGLLYSAFTDYCGFRINSGEYKLMGLAPYGEPKYADIIYRELLDLKTDGSFWLNLDYFNFLHGTTMTNERFYRLFGGPPRKPEAPLEKRHMDLARSVQVVTEEIMLRLARHAKELTGEKNLCLAGGVALNCVANGHILREKIFERIWIQPAAGDSGGALGAALAAWHSSNGAASTTSTESKKDSMRAALLGPEFSDAEIETVLKSHGAAYSRLEKEALLDFTVDLLKSEKVIGWFQGRMEFGPRALGNRSILGDARSPRMQSVMNLKVKFRESFRPFAPIVRRERVADYFELDVESPYMLLVAPVKTELRRPLPANINGFDLLKEIRSTLPAITHVDYSARIQTVEREEHPVLYDLLLRFEHATGSGVLVNTSFNVRGEPVVCSPDDAYRCFINTEMDYLILGNFVIDRLAQPQRRPEQKFIRQPD